From the Acidobacteriota bacterium genome, one window contains:
- the truA gene encoding tRNA pseudouridine(38-40) synthase TruA — MARKDPIHHRTRLRLDLAFAGTGLQGWQAQARGTTVQGLVDAALSAVGHRGPRVVGCSRTDSGVHARAFTAHVDATFARHPEATLKGLNANLPPQIRVYRVSVPGDSFHARYSCSGKTYRYHLCRGAAVPPFLAPYVWAWRGALDLSAVADAARLFLGEHDFSAFTTSDGRERNPRRTLTECRIEERGDLLCFHVSGASFLHRMVRCIVGLLLAVGGGRVGQQEVRMALSGENPGFQIPALPAQGLVLWEVVYPAGAEAIPFAGSLPREGLFPIS; from the coding sequence GTGGCCCGCAAAGACCCCATCCACCACCGGACCCGGTTGCGTCTCGACCTGGCTTTCGCGGGGACGGGATTGCAGGGCTGGCAGGCCCAGGCCCGGGGCACGACGGTCCAGGGGCTCGTGGACGCCGCTCTCTCGGCGGTCGGCCATCGCGGCCCCCGCGTGGTCGGCTGCTCCAGGACCGATTCGGGCGTCCACGCCAGGGCCTTCACAGCCCACGTGGACGCGACCTTCGCGCGCCACCCGGAGGCCACCCTCAAGGGCCTGAACGCAAACCTCCCCCCCCAGATCCGCGTGTACCGGGTCTCCGTGCCCGGCGACTCGTTTCACGCACGGTACTCGTGCTCCGGCAAGACCTACCGGTACCACCTTTGCCGCGGCGCCGCGGTGCCCCCGTTCCTCGCCCCCTACGTGTGGGCCTGGCGCGGGGCCCTCGACCTCTCCGCCGTCGCGGACGCCGCGCGTCTCTTTCTCGGGGAGCACGACTTTTCCGCTTTCACCACGTCCGACGGGCGGGAGCGAAATCCCCGGAGGACTCTCACGGAGTGCCGGATCGAGGAGCGGGGGGACCTGCTGTGCTTCCACGTTTCCGGAGCGTCCTTTCTGCACCGAATGGTCCGGTGCATCGTGGGCCTCCTCCTGGCCGTCGGCGGGGGCCGGGTGGGCCAGCAAGAAGTGAGAATGGCCCTTTCCGGGGAGAATCCGGGCTTCCAGATCCCGGCTCTTCCCGCCCAGGGGTTGGTCCTTTGGGAAGTGGTCTATCCCGCTGGAGCGGAAGCCATTCCCTTCGCGGGCTCCCTTCCGCGCGAGGGGCTCTTCCCCATCTCCTGA
- a CDS encoding bifunctional 3,4-dihydroxy-2-butanone-4-phosphate synthase/GTP cyclohydrolase II: MPLISIEKALGQIKEGRLLIICDDEDRENEGDLYIPAQFTTPDAINFMATYGRGLICLALTGERLDQLDIPLMVQHNTSSFQTAFCVSIEARDKTTTGISAHDRAATILTAIDPATRPGDLARPGHIFPLRAKDGGVLRRPGQTEASVDLARLAGLYPAGVICEVMKDDGTMARMPDLMEFSERHGVDIVTIADLIKYRLSRESLVRRVAQPRLPTKYGEFRVIAYDSILTERTHIALTIGEWGADDTVLVRMHSECLTGDALFSLRCDCGAQLDAAMKALAREGRGVIVYLRQEGRGIGLLNKLRAYELQDQGMDTVEANEALGFAPDQRDYGIGAQILHDLGLKRIKILTNNPKKLAALSGFGIEIVDQIPLEIAPNDNNRDYLRTKKVKMGHTLKEV; this comes from the coding sequence ATGCCACTCATATCCATCGAAAAGGCCCTCGGACAGATCAAGGAGGGCCGGTTGCTCATCATCTGCGACGACGAGGACAGGGAAAACGAGGGGGATCTGTACATTCCCGCCCAGTTCACGACGCCGGACGCCATCAATTTCATGGCGACCTACGGCCGGGGGCTCATCTGCCTCGCCCTGACCGGGGAGCGCCTGGATCAGCTCGACATTCCTCTCATGGTCCAGCACAACACCAGTTCGTTCCAGACCGCCTTCTGCGTTTCCATCGAAGCGCGGGACAAGACCACCACCGGCATCTCGGCTCACGACAGGGCGGCCACCATCCTGACCGCCATCGACCCCGCCACCCGGCCCGGCGACCTGGCCCGACCGGGCCACATTTTCCCGCTCCGCGCGAAGGACGGGGGCGTCCTGAGGCGTCCCGGCCAGACCGAGGCTTCCGTGGACCTGGCCCGTCTGGCGGGCCTCTACCCGGCGGGGGTGATCTGCGAGGTCATGAAGGACGACGGGACCATGGCCCGGATGCCTGATCTCATGGAGTTTTCCGAAAGGCACGGCGTGGACATCGTGACCATCGCCGATCTCATCAAGTACCGCCTTTCCAGGGAGTCCCTGGTCCGCCGGGTGGCCCAGCCGAGGCTGCCCACCAAGTACGGCGAATTCCGGGTCATCGCCTACGACAGCATTCTCACGGAGCGGACGCATATCGCCCTCACCATCGGGGAGTGGGGCGCCGACGACACGGTGCTCGTGCGGATGCACTCCGAGTGCCTCACGGGGGACGCCCTCTTCTCCTTGCGCTGCGATTGCGGCGCGCAGCTCGACGCCGCCATGAAGGCCCTGGCGCGCGAAGGCCGCGGGGTCATCGTCTACCTTCGCCAGGAGGGCCGCGGGATCGGGCTCCTCAACAAGCTGCGCGCCTACGAGCTTCAGGACCAGGGGATGGACACGGTGGAGGCCAACGAGGCCCTCGGGTTCGCGCCGGATCAGCGGGATTACGGCATCGGGGCGCAGATCCTGCACGATCTGGGCCTCAAGAGGATCAAGATCCTCACGAACAACCCGAAGAAGCTCGCCGCCCTGTCCGGCTTCGGGATCGAGATCGTGGACCAGATCCCCCTCGAGATCGCGCCCAACGACAACAACCGCGACTACCTCCGCACCAAGAAGGTCAAGATGGGGCACACGCTCAAGGAGGTGTGA